A window of the Leucothrix mucor DSM 2157 genome harbors these coding sequences:
- the sdhD gene encoding succinate dehydrogenase, hydrophobic membrane anchor protein — MSYLRSPLSVAKGHGSAKDGTHHFWLQRVTAIALIPLIVWFCLSLAMMPTATYATVVDWMQSPFNSVMLILSIFAAFYHLALGLQVILEDYIANTNIRMFSILGMKLLCFFFAALGIFSVIKIAVGG; from the coding sequence ATGAGTTACTTAAGAAGTCCGTTATCAGTTGCCAAAGGGCACGGATCAGCTAAAGACGGAACACACCATTTCTGGTTACAGCGCGTTACAGCAATTGCTCTGATTCCATTGATTGTTTGGTTTTGCCTAAGCTTGGCGATGATGCCAACAGCAACCTATGCCACCGTAGTGGATTGGATGCAGTCACCGTTTAATTCGGTCATGTTGATCCTTAGCATCTTTGCAGCATTCTACCATCTAGCACTGGGTTTACAGGTAATACTGGAAGACTACATTGCTAATACAAATATTCGTATGTTCAGTATTCTCGGAATGAAGCTTTTGTGTTTCTTCTTCGCAGCGCTGGGTATCTTTTCAGTTATAAAAATTGCGGTCGGAGGTTAA